The Rhinopithecus roxellana isolate Shanxi Qingling chromosome 9, ASM756505v1, whole genome shotgun sequence genome contains a region encoding:
- the LOC104673957 gene encoding KHDC3-like protein, giving the protein MDTPRRFPTLVQLMQPKAMPVEVLGHLPKRFSWFHSEFLKNPKVVRLEVWLVEKIFGRGRERIPHVQGMSQILIHVNRLDPNGEAEILVFGRPSYQEDTIKMIMNLADYHRQLQAKGSGKALAQDVATKKAETQRSSTEVREAGTQRAVEVREAGTQRSVEVREVGTQGTPVEVRETGTQQSLEAANQSGTQRSPEAASKAVTQRFREDARAPVTRL; this is encoded by the coding sequence ATGGACACTCCCAGGCGGTTTCCGACGCTCGTGCAACTGATGCAGCCAAAAGCAATGCCAGTCGAGGTGCTTGGTCACCTTCCTAAGCGGTTCTCCTGGTTCCACTCTGAGTTCCTGAAGAATCCGAAGGTAGTTCGCCTTGAGGTTTGGCTGGTGGAAAAGATCTTCGGCAGGGGCCGAGAACGCATCCCGCACGTCCAGGGTATGTCCCAAATCTTGATTCATGTGAATCGGTTGGACCCTAACGGCGAGGCTGAGATCTTGGTATTTGGGAGGCCTTCTTACCAGGAGGACACAATCAAGATGATCATGAACTTGGCTGACTATCACCGCCAGCTCCAGGCGAAAGGCTCAGGAAAGGCGCTTGCCCAGGATGTCGCCACTAAGAAGGCCGAGACTCAGCGGTCTTCAACAGAAGTCCGGGAGGCCGGGACTCAGCGTGCGGTGGAGGTCCGGGAGGCCGGGACCCAGCGTTCGGTGGAGGTCCGGGAGGTCGGGACACAGGGTACTCCGGTGGAGGTGCGGGAGACTGGGACCCAGCAATCTCTGGAGGCTGCCAACCAGTCGGGGACCCAGCGATCCCCCGAAGCTGCCAGCAAGGCAGTGACCCAGCGGTTTCGCGAGGATGCCCGGGCCCCAGTTACCAGATTATGA